AGCACGACGACGGTCCCGGCGCCCTGATCGTGATCGACATGATCAACACGTACGACCACGAGGACGCCGAGCAGCTGCTGCCGTCGGTGCGCGAGGTCGTGCCGGTCATCACGGACCTCCTCGCCGCGGCCCGGGAGAGCGGGGCGCCGGTGATCTACGTCAACGACAACTTCGGCCAGTGGCGCTCCCACCACGGGGAGCTGGTCGACGCCGCCATGGAGGGGCCGCACGCGGACCTGGTCGGTCCCGTGCGGCCGGACGACGACTCGCTGTTCGTCGTGAAGGCCCGGCACTCGATCTTCTACGAGACGCCGCTGACCTATCTGCTGTGGGAGCTGGGCGTCCGCAAGGTGACGCTGTGCGGCCAGGTGACCGAGCAGTGCGTGCTGTACTCGGCGCTCGACGCCCACATCCGGCACCTCGACGTGACGGTGGTCGCCGACGCGGTCGCCCACATCCACCCGCACCTCGCGGAGGCAGCCCTGGAGATGATGCGTATCAACCTCGGAGCCCGGATCGCCAACGGCAAGGACATCGAGTTCGACGGGGGCGGCACAGACACATGACGCGCTTTGTCATAGTCGGCGCGCTGCTCGCCTGCGCGGCCTGCGGTGTGGTGCTCGCCGTGCTGACGTCGCCCTGGTGGTGGGCGGCCGCGGGACCGCTCGTGGCCGTGGCGCTGACCGGTGTCCACGACCTCGTGCAGCGACGGCACTCCGTGCTGCGGAACTATCCCGTCCTCGGCCATCTGCGGTTCCTCCTGGAGGCGCTGCGGCCGGAGCTGCAGCAGTACTTCGTGGAGCGCAACTACGACGGCAGGCCCTTCGACCGCGACACCCGCAGCATCGTCTACGAACGGGCCAAAGGGGTCGCCGCCGAGGAGCCGTTCGGCAGCGAGCGCGACATGGACAACAGGGGGTACGAGTTCCTCGTGCCGTCGATGGCGCCCGCGCCGGTGCCGAAGGAGCCGCCTCGCGTCCGGGTCGGCGGGCCCGACTGCACGCAGCCGTACGACATGGCCCTCCTCAACGTCTCGGCGATGAGCTTCGGCTCCCTCTCCGCCCACGCGATCGTCGCGCTGAACACGGGAGCGGCGCGGGGCGGGTTCGCGCACGACACCGGGGAGGGCGGCCTCTCCGACCACCATCTGCGGCCCGGCGGCGACCTCGTCTGGGAGATCGGGACGGGTTACTTCGGC
The sequence above is a segment of the Streptomyces sp. Je 1-369 genome. Coding sequences within it:
- a CDS encoding isochorismatase family cysteine hydrolase, which produces MSAEHDDGPGALIVIDMINTYDHEDAEQLLPSVREVVPVITDLLAAARESGAPVIYVNDNFGQWRSHHGELVDAAMEGPHADLVGPVRPDDDSLFVVKARHSIFYETPLTYLLWELGVRKVTLCGQVTEQCVLYSALDAHIRHLDVTVVADAVAHIHPHLAEAALEMMRINLGARIANGKDIEFDGGGTDT